The Styela clava chromosome 10, kaStyClav1.hap1.2, whole genome shotgun sequence genome window below encodes:
- the LOC144428383 gene encoding uncharacterized protein LOC144428383 yields the protein MDNALLYSNDEIHLDLSFDPVEQFGDVDQNSHEVNSSDIADPTNSDNQQMTTMDSTNSQITIEVSGSDNIIPVKENIVKNWEEFVCDTSTSLQNDADVQNVDEETENDSAYAITMDGESQGRIVRIHPLTVDHHQYQSLIEKEGNIVLSDKNIILQLNDGQNENGENNMNNCTKGAGETLAGDIPVLYVPENIECSEENDTLQEPISKFSPRKTGRSKKSSFCQKFKLESITDKLLMSEMHCKVSRRKKSSLTENAEPTETLVLVVSDSDDDLSPTYTVKLNKQTMKPQAINGKKKRKTRKERAHKIKKSHSKLNVDRKFKTMEALNSGTKFYSCRKCGKNYLSQDELKLHKTSHANERSHICAVCGKGFLTTTHLVRHSITHTTGRCIFSCNQCSRRFLSQTTLDLHLRVHAGERPYRCTKCDMGFTQQGHLLGHMQIHLEIKPFACTQERCNKTFARRSDLNNHIRTHTGEKPFLCTTCGKSFAQRGYMEIHAKGHLGLKPHACNVCGKHFTRKTGVTRHMLIHTGVKPYVCEVCGKGFAQSGQYKTHSRVHTGATPYSCDKCHKQFTQSVNRNKHMKKCTKVSAPSICEDNINSGNNQTSDDIVSFQKFLDMDLPTKMNNDIH from the exons ATGGATAATGCATTGTTGTATTCCAATGATGAAATACATTTGGATTTAAGTTTTGATCCTGTAGAACAATTTGGTGATGTTGATCAGAATTCTCATGAGGTCAACTCCAGTGATATAGCCGACCCG ACTAATAGCGATAATCAGCAAATGACAACAATGGATTCCACTAACTCTCAAATTACTATTGAAGTTAGTGGTTCTGACAATATTATTCCTGTGAAAGAAAACATTGTCAAAAACTGGGAAGAATTTGTTTGCGATACTTCAACATCCTTACAGAATGATGCAGATGTTCAAAATGTCGATGAGGAAACCGAAAATGATTCAGCTTATGCCATCACAATGGATGGTGAATCCCAGGGTCGTATTGTTCGGATACACCCATTGACTGTAGATCATCACCAATACCAATCACTCATTGAAAAAGAGggaaatattgttttatctgATAAAAACATTATTCTTCAGTTGAATGATGGACAAAATGAAAATGGggaaaataatatgaataacTGTACTAAAGGCGCAGGTGAAACACTGGCAGGAGATATTCCTGTATTATATGTCCCTGAGAATATAGAATGTAGCGAAGAAAATGATACATTGCAAGAACCTATAAGTAAGTTTTCTCCAAGAAAAACAGGACGCTCCAAAAAATCTTCGTTTTGCCAGAAATTTAAATTGGAATCAATTACTGATAAACTTTTGATGTCTGAAATGCATTGTAAAGTATCAAGAAGAAAAAAGAGCTCACTAACTGAAAATGCGGAACCCACAGAAACTTTGGTTCTTGTAGTTTCAGACTCTGATGATGATTTATCTCCTACAtatacagtaaaattaaataaacaaactaTGAAACCTCAAGCAATAAATGGAAAGAAAAAGCGTAAAACAAGAAAAGAACGAGcgcacaaaattaaaaaatctcATTCCAAGCTCAATGTAGATAGAAAATTCAAAACCATGGAAGCATTAAATTCTGGAACTAAATTTTATTCATGTCGCAAATGTGGCAAGAATTATCTTTCACAAGATGAACTAAAGCTCCATAAGACATCTCATGCAAATGAAAGGTCTCATATATGTGCAGTATGTGGTAAAGGATTTCTAACTACAACTCATTTAGTAAGACATTCTATTACTCACACTACTGGGAGGTGTATTTTTTCATGCAATCAGTGCTCAAGAAGATTTCTCTCACAGACAACCCTTGATCTTCATCTGCGGGTTCACGCTGGTGAGAGACCTTACCGTTGTACGAAGTGTGACATGGGTTTCACACAACAAGGTCATTTATTGGGACATATGCAAATACACTTAGAAATTAAGCCTTTTGCTTGTACTCAAGAAAGATGTAATAAAACTTTCGCAAGACGAAGTGATTTAAATAATCATATCAGAACTCACACAGGAGAAAAACCTTTTCTATGCACTACTTGTGGTAAATCCTTTGCTCAACGTGGGTACATGGAAATTCATGCTAAAGGTCATTTAGGTCTAAAACCACATGCTTGTAATGTATGTGGTAAGCATTTTACTAGAAAGACCGGCGTAACAAGACACATGCTAATTCACACAGGTGTCAAACCATATGTTTGTGAAGTATGTGGAAAAGGTTTTGCACAGTCTGGCCAATATAAAACACATTCTCGAGTGCACACAGGTGCTACGCCATACTCATGTGATAAATGCCATAAGCAATTCACACAATCAGTCAACAGAAACAAGCACATGAAAAAATGTACAAAAGTTTCTGCTCCTAGTATTTGTGAAGACAATATTAACTCTGGCAATAATCAAACCTCTGATGATATTGTGAGTTTTCAAAAGTTTTTAGATATGGATTTACCAACCAAAATGAATAATGATATTCATTAA
- the LOC120338440 gene encoding ralBP1-associated Eps domain-containing protein 1-like has translation MTTGTPRQAFLKSQTEGGKAWMSFEESPIHSAPPKEIPRSVVRQDEGWTSFSESAVISVNQAGPLIASPAPASYTTQSRPDVIPSLHQGIQPSTRLNDEPVSSRTGIGLDLTHNASQAHPAASHRITHPGTQPLLITHGPGSTISHILRNQSSDNDNDSSFLADSHDKMANLAGNDEVLDSHNKINSSQQKHIESHQSLQKRPSGDAYYATDSRRTENVTHDPWYVTEEQGFYYRNQFESMQPQLHGKIDGQTARNFFTKSRLPIPELSHIWELCDMDQDGHLTLLEFCAAFHLVVARKNGYELPAVLPKTLLPPLMKMCGIGEVNQSFSNMNVISTDTPDGKRTSEIKPTERPLYESVDGEKLQPTQAPMKPAKNLAEKPGIQPQITHVKREDNKTHWNLEKWETFSDRTSSSTNLANFDQSLDHADNSGIVHPVALRVTPSKHEMHTAKMSSKVSSKSTDDEDHHAQGLVVPPSHKSLTNPYGSLKNDTSEPDSHASPRRRSSSNSSHSSTGTSDRSLTETDKKPTRNPSSDQEYQSDWSSRPLQPRSGSDSSMESSSMETSVILRDNVNIAPTPPPRPTQLAREAAHTKVLSDSTKTQVPGPTPPPRPHTQQQPIVTESAASQSEEFADFSQFENSRQIEESVSPNRHSPASATAHSNKQEGKDIETPNTKPTPAPRHSQVEKQSRAKDEKSPEKATNKKGYSAPTKPPRTRIQSADLSIAPDRHTKLMKSNSVATGSSDIPIIIEKPHQEAERSKNALQQSIRDLKLHNSKLTKLNADLQQELKDVMQSRITVEMSIHQLRPFSQ, from the coding sequence ATGACTACTGGAACACCACGACAGGCATTTTTGAAGTCTCAAACAGAAGGTGGAAAAGCATGGATGAGTTTTGAAGAAAGTCCGATTCATTCTGCACCACCTAAAGAAATTCCTCGTTCTGTCGTTAGGCAGGATGAAGGATGGACTTCATTTTCCGAGTCAGCTGTAATATCTGTCAATCAAGCTGGCCCTCTTATTGCTTCTCCTGCACCTGCCAGTTATACTACTCAGTCACGGCCAGATGTAATCCCATCATTGCATCAAGGAATCCAGCCTTCAACAAGGTTGAATGATGAGCCTGTTTCTAGTCGAACTGGAATTGGATTAGATCTTACCCACAATGCAAGTCAAGCTCATCCAGCAGCCAGTCACAGAATTACGCACCCCGGTACACAACCTCTTTTAATTACGCATGGGCCTGGTAGTACAATTAGTCATATTCTGAGAAATCAATCTTCTGACAACGATAATGACTCTTCGTTTTTAGCGGACAGCCATGATAAAATGGCTAACTTAGCTGGCAATGACGAAGTTTTAGACTctcacaataaaataaattcttcacAGCAAAAACATATAGAAAGCCACCAGTCCTTGCAAAAACGCCCTTCTGGTGATGCATACTATGCTACTGACAGCAGAAGAACTGAAAATGTTACGCATGATCCTTGGTATGTCACAGAAGAACAAGGATTTTATTACAGGAATCAATTTGAATCGATGCAACCTCAACTTCATGGTAAAATAGATGGTCAAACTGCCCGTAATTTCTTCACAAAATCAAGACTTCCAATCCCAGAACTTTCTCATATCTGGGAATTGTGTGACATGGACCAAGATGGTCATTTAACACTTCTTGAGTTTTGCGCAGCTTTCCATCTTGTAGTTGCGCGCAAAAATGGATATGAACTGCCAGCTGTCTTGCCTAAGACCTTGTTACCCCCTTTAATGAAAATGTGTGGCATTGGAGAAGTAAATCAATCTTTTAGTAACATGAATGTAATCTCAACAGATACACCTGATGGTAAAAGAACGTCTGAAATAAAACCTACTGAAAGGCCATTGTATGAATCGGTTGATGGTGAAAAGTTACAACCAACTCAAGCGCCTATGAAACCTGCGAAAAATCTTGCGGAAAAGCCTGGAATTCAGCCTCAAATAACTCATGTAAAACGAGAAGATAACAAAACTCACTGGAATCTTGAAAAATGGGAAACATTCAGTGACCGAACTTCAAGTTCAACGAATCTTGCAAATTTTGACCAATCATTAGATCATGCTGATAACTCGGGTATAGTTCACCCAGTAGCACTTAGAGTCACCCCTTCAAAACACGAAATGCACACTGCAAAAATGAGCTCAAAAGTCTCATCTAAAAGTACTGATGATGAAGACCATCATGCACAAGGTCTGGTAGTTCCACCCTCGCACAAATCATTAACAAATCCTTATGGTTCATTGAAGAATGATACATCAGAACCTGATAGTCATGCCAGTCCCAGAAGGCGTTCGTCTTCTAATTCATCACATTCATCAACAGGGACCAGTGATAGGTCACTTACCGAAACTGATAAAAAACCAACACGCAACCCATCATCTGATCAAGAATACCAAAGTGATTGGTCATCTCGGCCTCTTCAACCTAGATCTGGCTCAGATTCTTCAATGGAAAGTTCATCGATGGAAACAAGTGTAATATTGCGAGATAATGTTAACATTGCTCCAACTCCGCCACCAAGACCAACACAACTAGCACGAGAAGCAGCACATACTAAAGTTTTATCAGATTCCACAAAAACTCAAGTTCCTGGTCCAACTCCACCTCCGAGACCTCACACTCAACAGCAACCAATTGTTACAGAATCTGCAGCCTCTCAGTCGGAAGAATTTGCTGATTTTAGTCAATTTGAAAATAGTCGACAAATTGAGGAATCAGTTTCACCTAATCGTCATTCCCCAGCATCTGCAACTGCACATTCTAATAAGCAAGAAGGTAAAGATATTGAGACTCCGAACACAAAGCCCACCCCTGCACCAAGGCACAGTCAGGTTGAAAAACAAAGCAGGGCAAAAGATGAAAAATCTCCGGAAAAGGCAACAAATAAAAAAGGATATTCCGCACCCACAAAACCACCAAGAACTCGTATACAAAGCGCAGACTTATCAATCGCCCCTGATCGTCACACAAAACTCATGAAATCGAACAGTGTAGCGACAGGATCCAGTGACATACCTATTATAATAGAAAAACCACACCAAGAAGCTGAGAGATCTAAGAATGCACTTCAGCAATCAATCAGAGACCTGAAACTTCATAATAGTAAGCTGACAAAACTTAACGCAGACTTACAACAGGAACTTAAGGATGTTATGCAGTCACGTATCACCGTTGAAATGTCCATACACCAACTCAGACCATTTTCACAGtaa
- the LOC120338442 gene encoding uncharacterized protein LOC120338442 has translation MGIAELVLLLFVICSEVKSQHVEYQTIVIEQQARKVNGCIENSLIVQNQTQDDNNVQYRFKDGIFKTCLGAQDNTSTSFLSLLSMEETKLLDQYNYFKTKKMVLFAENNIDHNIIFYETEGKRPVMSKHFSAKTNKSEVYAILETQLLSSNISILIVGILHPNVSDHKRKPSSETSYRTDVYELDNLGLLSVTAIRCDATQNCSKVPINVTFGYNLAWDISILRYNDRFTKVYSFTQNCNRLSEDGKWVEFENHSIQPLVTRCRNEAGSVYGVKQEIKLFQMSMFWRTFFIVSKVFVGISTFFLLITVFFLVRYRVKLPSHRVFNQLGISLSFIGRQFVMLLYTGMLVAEPYPVRLCECMAILFLYFSVTTACWLLSEALVLFVKVGLLQMVSYTKAFSTRRMTAVTVCIWIFSALYVFATAYPAHRANIFVCNTNLYNAINERHNLLSSYGNSTVYDMTKYIKYYGCEPSHNDYVVYLVLTPTVIAFIFNLIVATYITTVVLRKSIATQSSRPSDNPLPTRDTIKTTTNAIIFLAWSLGIPQFVTVILNTLDHNVEAYMINIILNAVQGPIVFYFYFLKNSELRQAMKRKNKRRKLKKDNENT, from the exons ATGGGTATCGCTGAGCTTGTACTTTTGCTGTTTGTAATATGTTCAGAAGTTAAGAGCCAACATGTGG AATATCAGACTATTGTAATAGAGCAACAGGCAAGGAAAGTGAATGGATGTATTGAGAATTCTCTGATTGTCCAAAATCAAACACAAGACGATAATAACGTGCAGTATCGATTTAAAGACGGAATCTTCAAAACATGTCTTGGCGCACAAG ACAATACTTCAACATCTTTCTTGTCATTGTTATCGATGGAAGAAACAAAACTCCTTGACCAATACAACTActttaaaacaaagaaaatggTTTTGTTCGCAGAAAACAACATTGACCACAACATTATATTTTACGAAACTGAAGGAAAACGGCCAGTAATGTCCAAACATTTTTCGGCAAAAACGAATAAAAGTGAAGTATACGCTATATTAGAAACCCAATTGCTGTCTTCAAATATATCAATCTTGATCGTTGGAATATTGCATCCTAACGTATCCGACCACAAAAGAAAACCATCATCTGAAACTTCATACCGCACAGACGTATATGAATTGGACAATCTTGGTCTTTTGTCCGTGACCGCAATCAGGTGTGATGCAACGCAGAATTGTTCGAAAGTACCCATAAATGTGACTTTCGGATATAACCTAGCTTGGGACATAAGTATATTGCGATACAACGATCGATTTACCAAAGTATATTCATTTACTCAGAATTGTAATCGACTAAGCGAAGACGGAAAATGGGTTGAATTTGAAAACCATTCGATTCAACCCCTGGTCACCAGATGCCGTAATGAAGCGGGATCGGTTTACGGTGTCAAACAAGAAATCAAACTTTTCCAAATGTCGATGTTTTGGAGAACTTTTTTCATCGTGTCAAAAGTTTTTGTCGGCATTAGCACATTCTTTTTACTAATAACCGTTTTCTTTCTCGTACGATACCGCGTTAAACTACCATCCCATCGCGTTTTCAATCAACTTGGAATCTCACTTTCGTTTATCGGAAGACAATTCGTTATGTTACTGTACACCGGGATGTTGGTGGCAGAACCATATCCAGTACGTTTATGTGAATGTATGGCAATTTTATTCCTATATTTTTCTGTTACGACTGCATGTTGGTTGCTAAGTGAAGCATTAGTGCTATTTGTGAAAGTAGGATTACTCCAAATGGTCAGCTACACTAAGGCTTTCTCTACCAGACGTATGACCGCAGTTACAGTATGTATTTGGATTTTTTCTGCTTTGTATGTATTTGCTACAGCGTATCCTGCACATAGAGCTAATATCTTTGTCTGCAATACAAATCTATACAACGCTATTAATGAAAGACACAATTTGTTGAGTTCATACGGGAATAGCACCGTGTACGATATGACTaagtatataaaatattacgGCTGTGAACCCTCGCATAATGATTACGTTGTTTATCTTGTTTTAACGCCCACCGTAATAGCATTTATTTTTAACTTGATAGTCGCTACCTATATTACTACTGTAGTTTTGCGTAAAAGTATTGCAACACAATCAAGCCGGCCGTCAGACAACCCCCTGCCCACGAGGGacacaataaaaacaacaacaaacgctATCATATTTCTTGCTTGGTCTCTAGGTATTCCACAATTTGTCACTGTAATTTTAAACACTTTGGATCATAACGTGGAAGCATACATGATTAACATTATATTAAATGCTGTACAAGGGCcgattgtgttttatttttatttcctgaAAAATTCAGAACTCAGGCAAGCAATGAAGCGCAAGAATAAACGACGGAAGTTGAAAAAAGACAatgaaaatacttga